In one window of Paenarthrobacter nicotinovorans DNA:
- a CDS encoding tyrosine recombinase XerC, with protein MDGQSLPTALAGAVEGFRRYLEGERARSTHTVRAYIADVESLLGFAVREGVEELPQLELGSLRRWLGAQSEAGMSRATLARRAATARAFTGWALREELIPTDPAIRLQAPKRSKSLPGVLQQQQVTRMVEDLNIAAEDGGPMAIRNRAMVELLYATGVRVGELAGLDIDDLDPDRRTLRVLGKGNKERTVPFGVPAAVAVDDWLRRGRPAVVTAGSGPALFLGVRGNRVDPRQIRAVVSDLLNALGDTSATGPHALRHSAATHLLDGGADLRAVQEILGHSSLATTQIYTHVSVDRLRNSYQQAHPRA; from the coding sequence ATGGACGGACAATCACTACCTACAGCGCTGGCCGGCGCCGTCGAGGGCTTCCGGCGCTACTTGGAGGGGGAACGGGCGCGGTCCACCCATACCGTTCGTGCCTATATCGCGGACGTCGAGAGCCTGCTGGGTTTTGCTGTGCGGGAGGGGGTTGAAGAACTCCCGCAATTGGAGCTCGGATCGCTTCGGCGTTGGCTCGGCGCGCAGAGCGAAGCGGGGATGTCCCGGGCCACCTTGGCCAGACGCGCAGCAACTGCCCGGGCTTTCACCGGCTGGGCACTCCGGGAAGAACTGATCCCAACAGACCCGGCAATACGTCTGCAAGCGCCCAAACGCAGCAAGTCACTTCCCGGGGTCCTTCAGCAACAGCAGGTCACCCGCATGGTGGAGGACCTGAACATCGCTGCGGAGGATGGCGGCCCGATGGCCATCCGCAACCGGGCAATGGTTGAGCTTCTCTATGCCACAGGAGTCCGGGTCGGCGAGCTTGCCGGACTGGACATCGATGACCTGGATCCGGACCGAAGGACCCTGCGCGTGCTGGGCAAGGGAAACAAAGAACGCACGGTGCCGTTCGGGGTCCCGGCTGCCGTGGCTGTGGACGACTGGCTCAGGCGTGGCCGCCCGGCCGTCGTGACCGCAGGCAGCGGCCCCGCCTTGTTTCTGGGTGTCAGGGGCAACCGCGTGGATCCGCGACAGATCCGCGCCGTGGTGAGCGATCTGCTGAATGCCTTGGGCGATACCTCAGCCACCGGACCACATGCGCTAAGGCACAGTGCGGCTACGCATCTGCTGGACGGCGGGGCAGACCTTCGCGCAGTCCAGGAGATCCTCGGTCACAGCAGCCTCGCCACTACCCAGATCTACACCCACGTTTCCGTTGACCGGCTCCGCAATAGCTATCAACAGGCGCACCCACGGGCTTGA
- the dprA gene encoding DNA-processing protein DprA — MSVHDKERVARAALARLMEPQDSVGLALVQVVGAVDALGVATGELGTGPGMEQEISAVLRDGGGPATWAGMQDSLRRWAPRVADLAPDRDLETMRRLGGRLIVPGDDLWPAQLSDLGLQEPLCLWWRGHEQALPSAGRAIALVGSRDSTSYGASVTGDFAFGLAQRGFSVVSGGAYGIDAHAHRGALNGGVAGLPTIAVMAGGVDRFYPSGNEDLLRAVAAQGAVISEVPPGSAPTRYRFLQRNRLIAALSSVTVVVEARWRSGALNTAHHAESIGRVVAAVPGSVHSANSAGCHRLLRDGGAVCVTDVGEVAELAGAIGASGAQDEGNQQYQERGANQESSAAVHDGLSLEDLILLDALPLRSTSSVEKLTVVAGLSPESVRAGLGRLGLLGLAVSDRGAWKRGKNA; from the coding sequence ATGAGCGTGCACGACAAAGAACGGGTAGCCCGGGCCGCGTTGGCCCGGCTGATGGAGCCGCAGGACTCAGTGGGATTGGCCCTGGTGCAGGTGGTCGGCGCTGTGGATGCGTTGGGGGTTGCCACGGGGGAGCTCGGGACCGGTCCTGGTATGGAGCAGGAGATTTCTGCGGTCCTCCGCGACGGGGGCGGACCCGCAACATGGGCAGGTATGCAGGATAGCCTCAGGCGCTGGGCTCCGCGTGTTGCTGACCTGGCCCCTGACCGGGACCTGGAGACCATGCGGCGGTTGGGTGGCCGGTTGATTGTTCCCGGAGATGATTTGTGGCCGGCACAACTTTCGGATCTGGGCCTTCAGGAACCGCTGTGCCTGTGGTGGAGGGGGCACGAACAGGCGTTGCCGTCGGCAGGTCGGGCCATTGCGCTTGTGGGTTCAAGGGACAGTACAAGCTACGGCGCGTCCGTCACGGGCGACTTCGCCTTCGGGCTTGCCCAGCGGGGCTTCAGTGTGGTCTCAGGCGGCGCCTACGGCATCGACGCGCACGCGCACCGCGGAGCACTCAATGGAGGCGTAGCCGGGCTTCCTACCATCGCCGTGATGGCAGGGGGAGTAGACCGCTTTTATCCCTCCGGCAACGAGGATCTCCTTCGGGCGGTGGCCGCGCAGGGAGCGGTGATCTCCGAAGTTCCTCCGGGGTCCGCGCCCACGCGTTACAGATTCCTGCAAAGAAACCGCCTCATTGCAGCCTTGTCCTCGGTCACTGTTGTGGTGGAGGCGCGTTGGCGCTCCGGCGCCCTGAATACCGCCCATCACGCCGAGTCGATAGGCCGGGTCGTGGCTGCGGTTCCAGGATCCGTTCACAGCGCCAATTCCGCCGGTTGCCACCGCCTGCTCAGGGACGGGGGAGCCGTTTGCGTCACGGATGTCGGTGAGGTCGCTGAGCTTGCGGGGGCCATCGGTGCATCCGGCGCCCAGGACGAGGGGAACCAGCAATACCAAGAACGCGGCGCAAACCAGGAATCCAGCGCCGCGGTGCACGATGGATTGTCCCTGGAGGATTTGATTCTCCTGGACGCATTGCCCCTTCGATCCACCAGCTCGGTGGAGAAGCTCACGGTGGTGGCAGGTTTGAGTCCGGAGTCCGTTCGCGCTGGACTCGGCCGGCTGGGGCTGCTGGGACTGGCAGTCTCGGACCGGGGCGCCTGGAAGCGTGGAAAGAATGCCTGA
- a CDS encoding YifB family Mg chelatase-like AAA ATPase encodes MGVGRSYCVALVGLNGYIVEVEADIGQTLPNFVILGLPDAALNEAKERIRSAAQNSGIPLSRRKITANLIPASLPKRGSGFDLAITMAVLRAAEDIRSIDGTVFIAELGLDGRLRPVRGMLPAVMAAVQAGYPDIVVAEANVAEAALVPGANVRGYKTLARLAYDFGADPKDLALDYDPMDEDVPEIDAVEVPVAPDLCDVSGQEEARQALEVAAAGGHHMLLTGPPGAGKTMLAERLPGLLPDLAETAAMEVTAIHSLAAVQASAVRLIHRPPFENPHHSATAAAIIGGGSGLPRPGAASRAHRGVLFLDEAPEYERRVLDALRQPLESGELVIHRSAGTAAYPARFQLILAANPCPCGKATGKGLDCTCTAMMRRRYIGRMSGPLLDRVDIQLNVERVSLADFGHAGQEEDTRTVAERVLAARERQLMRLKNTGLETNSQVPGRILRGQLRLPPGTTRILDTALERGVLTARGYDRVLRLAWTLADLDRSERPDADHIGQALGLRQAAAAT; translated from the coding sequence GTGGGGGTGGGCCGCAGCTACTGTGTTGCCCTTGTGGGCCTGAACGGTTACATCGTGGAAGTGGAGGCCGACATTGGGCAGACGCTTCCGAACTTTGTGATCCTGGGGCTCCCTGACGCCGCCTTGAACGAGGCCAAGGAACGTATCCGATCAGCCGCGCAGAACTCCGGAATACCTTTGAGCCGCCGGAAGATCACGGCCAACCTGATCCCAGCGTCACTGCCTAAACGGGGATCGGGCTTCGACCTCGCCATCACAATGGCAGTGCTTCGTGCTGCCGAGGACATCCGTTCCATCGATGGAACAGTCTTTATCGCCGAGCTTGGCCTGGACGGCAGGCTGAGGCCGGTCCGGGGAATGCTGCCCGCCGTCATGGCTGCCGTGCAAGCCGGGTATCCGGACATCGTGGTGGCGGAGGCGAATGTTGCCGAGGCTGCCTTGGTGCCCGGCGCGAACGTCCGAGGCTATAAGACGCTGGCACGGCTCGCCTATGATTTTGGCGCAGACCCGAAGGACCTCGCCCTGGACTACGATCCCATGGACGAGGATGTCCCGGAGATTGACGCCGTTGAAGTGCCGGTGGCGCCGGACCTTTGCGACGTTTCGGGGCAGGAAGAAGCCCGGCAAGCGTTGGAAGTCGCTGCTGCCGGCGGACACCATATGCTGCTGACGGGGCCGCCGGGAGCCGGAAAGACCATGTTGGCCGAGAGGTTGCCTGGTTTACTTCCGGATTTGGCAGAGACAGCAGCAATGGAAGTGACGGCCATCCATTCCTTGGCAGCCGTCCAGGCATCCGCCGTGCGGCTCATTCACAGGCCGCCTTTTGAGAATCCCCACCACAGCGCCACTGCTGCGGCGATCATCGGCGGCGGCTCGGGACTTCCCCGGCCGGGCGCGGCATCGCGGGCGCATCGGGGAGTGCTGTTCCTGGACGAGGCTCCCGAGTACGAGCGACGGGTCCTGGATGCCCTTCGCCAGCCCCTTGAGAGCGGTGAGCTTGTCATCCACCGGTCGGCTGGCACAGCGGCGTACCCCGCGCGCTTCCAGCTCATTCTGGCGGCGAATCCCTGCCCCTGTGGCAAAGCAACCGGCAAAGGCCTGGACTGCACGTGCACGGCGATGATGCGGCGTCGCTACATCGGCAGAATGTCCGGCCCGTTGCTGGACCGCGTTGACATTCAACTGAACGTGGAACGGGTGTCCTTGGCGGATTTCGGCCATGCCGGGCAGGAGGAGGACACACGAACCGTAGCGGAACGGGTGCTGGCGGCCAGGGAGCGGCAGTTGATGCGCCTGAAGAACACCGGGCTCGAAACCAACTCCCAAGTTCCGGGAAGAATCCTGCGAGGACAGCTGCGGTTGCCTCCGGGAACCACGAGGATCCTGGACACCGCACTCGAGCGGGGAGTGCTGACCGCTCGCGGCTACGATCGCGTCCTTCGCCTCGCGTGGACACTCGCTGACTTGGACCGCAGCGAGCGACCGGATGCTGACCATATTGGGCAAGCGCTCGGCCTGAGGCAGGCCGCGGCGGCGACATGA
- a CDS encoding YraN family protein, with protein MMVMRAKDRLGQNGEALAADFLTDQGMRIIDRNWRCAEGEIDIVAIDGDTLVVAEVKTRSSLDYGHPFEAVGAAKLARLHRLLSCWCRTHEFKASRQRVDVVSVVDGGVGDPVLEHLRGVG; from the coding sequence GTGATGGTCATGAGAGCAAAAGACCGGCTTGGCCAAAATGGCGAGGCATTGGCTGCGGATTTCCTGACGGATCAGGGGATGCGGATCATTGATCGCAATTGGCGGTGTGCGGAGGGTGAGATAGACATCGTCGCGATCGACGGTGACACCCTGGTGGTTGCCGAGGTCAAAACCCGGAGCAGCCTGGACTACGGGCACCCCTTCGAGGCTGTTGGAGCGGCAAAGCTCGCCCGTTTACACCGGCTCCTTTCCTGTTGGTGCCGGACCCACGAGTTCAAAGCGTCGCGTCAGCGTGTCGATGTCGTCTCGGTGGTGGACGGCGGCGTCGGTGATCCTGTGCTTGAGCACCTGCGGGGTGTCGGCTAG
- a CDS encoding DUF2469 domain-containing protein: MSAEDLENYETDMELQLYREYRDVVGLFSYVVETERRFYLANHVDLQARSADGEVYFDLTLQDAWVWDVYRSARFVKNVRVITFKDVNVEELPRSEDLALPKDGGLGDLGDLGN; this comes from the coding sequence ATGAGTGCCGAGGACCTTGAGAACTATGAAACCGACATGGAGCTGCAGCTCTACCGTGAGTACCGGGATGTAGTCGGTCTGTTCAGCTACGTTGTAGAGACGGAGCGGCGGTTCTATTTGGCCAACCATGTTGATCTCCAGGCCCGCAGCGCAGACGGGGAAGTTTACTTCGATTTGACCCTGCAGGACGCCTGGGTCTGGGACGTTTACCGTTCGGCCCGTTTCGTCAAGAACGTCCGAGTGATTACGTTCAAGGACGTCAACGTCGAGGAACTGCCCCGCAGCGAAGACCTGGCCTTGCCGAAGGACGGCGGCCTGGGCGATCTCGGAGATCTCGGCAACTAG
- a CDS encoding ribonuclease HII, translating into MATATARKKTPAKAKAKAKAQEGFPTLDVERSFLSSGVRLLAGVDEVGRGALAGPVSVGITVVDLADHGLLADVRDSKLLKPEDRDRLEPLVREWALASAVGHASSREIDEIGIIAALRLAGTRAWCDILDGGVTPDLVLLDGSHNWLSPEVQASLFDPAPAGAGCEAPVHTRVKADMSCLSVAAASVLAKVARDRIMVDLHSELPAYGWNVNKGYATAAHRDVIRLHGPSAYHRTSWHLTGPDHE; encoded by the coding sequence ATGGCTACCGCAACAGCCCGGAAGAAGACCCCCGCCAAGGCGAAGGCCAAAGCCAAGGCCCAGGAAGGTTTTCCCACCCTCGACGTTGAGCGTTCCTTTCTGTCCTCCGGGGTGCGCTTGCTGGCCGGTGTCGACGAAGTAGGCCGTGGAGCCTTGGCTGGCCCGGTCAGCGTTGGCATCACAGTGGTCGACCTTGCCGATCACGGCCTGCTGGCCGATGTCCGCGACAGTAAACTCCTCAAACCAGAGGACAGGGACAGACTGGAACCCCTGGTCCGTGAATGGGCCCTGGCGTCAGCTGTAGGTCATGCCTCGTCCCGGGAAATCGACGAGATCGGCATTATTGCGGCTTTGCGTCTGGCAGGCACGCGTGCGTGGTGTGACATCCTAGACGGCGGCGTCACGCCTGACCTGGTCCTGTTGGATGGGAGCCATAACTGGCTCTCACCCGAGGTCCAGGCATCTCTTTTTGATCCTGCCCCGGCGGGCGCCGGCTGCGAGGCACCGGTCCACACCAGGGTAAAGGCGGACATGAGTTGCCTGAGTGTTGCTGCGGCCAGCGTATTGGCCAAGGTGGCTCGTGACCGCATCATGGTGGACCTTCACTCCGAGCTGCCGGCTTACGGCTGGAACGTGAACAAGGGGTATGCCACCGCCGCACACAGGGATGTCATCCGCCTGCACGGTCCCAGCGCGTACCACCGGACCAGCTGGCACCTGACCGGGCCCGACCACGAGTAG